A part of Streptomyces sp. DSM 40750 genomic DNA contains:
- a CDS encoding BACON domain-containing protein — MMKRSPETSTRTTGAHRAHREARDRAAARAVAQRPSARYEPFLDGLFTYCMSVLCDHDTATLALADVLALAERRRGPDAADDRRAWLYALARWACLRKLAEVRRKRQGTHASGRPISHRGGVEKQRASQAAQKGGVRTVTLSADEERQRRRELALLAWPEAAGTTPEQREALELAVRHQLAAHEVADVLGMAPAAARELLASAACEVERTRAALAVVETGACPSVARLADDHQLVLSDTLRRELVRHVDDCPVCRRAAERAVPGRWPGMSVTPAALPVLEAPRAALGLAMAHLTRARGGAPRFDRRGFPMDPRDRAARRDRLRTRAVTTTVVATVVAAPVLALWAAYRGAPLVGEGGDGRSVSAGQKQGEETDGDGRGAYENTGNATRPGARLGKGKHPVDDVSVEVGQGKGQGALSVTASNDGDTTLITLRATGDSPVHWSARTGEDWLYLSQSSGTLEPGESLTIKVYVDQLSEPAGDWTARVSLAPSGAVVTIEGYGPVPAPPVDSRPTPPNPDPGGPPRPTTPPQTPDPDPTPTGPAQPDPTPTPTDQAPTGPGPTPPPSDGGGDPPPAS; from the coding sequence ATGATGAAGAGGAGTCCGGAGACCTCGACCCGCACCACCGGCGCACACAGGGCGCATCGCGAGGCGCGCGATCGGGCGGCGGCGCGCGCAGTGGCGCAGCGCCCGTCGGCGCGCTACGAGCCGTTTCTGGACGGCCTGTTCACCTACTGCATGTCCGTGCTCTGCGACCACGACACGGCGACCCTGGCCCTGGCGGACGTGCTCGCCCTCGCCGAGCGGCGCCGCGGGCCGGATGCCGCCGACGACCGCAGGGCCTGGCTGTACGCGCTGGCCCGGTGGGCCTGTCTGCGCAAGCTCGCCGAGGTCCGGCGGAAACGTCAGGGCACGCATGCCTCCGGGCGCCCGATCTCGCACCGCGGCGGTGTCGAGAAACAGCGCGCCTCGCAGGCGGCTCAGAAGGGCGGCGTCAGGACCGTAACCCTCTCCGCGGACGAGGAGCGGCAGCGGCGGCGTGAACTCGCCCTGCTCGCCTGGCCGGAGGCCGCCGGCACCACCCCCGAGCAGCGCGAGGCGCTGGAGTTGGCCGTGCGGCATCAGCTCGCCGCCCATGAGGTCGCCGATGTGCTGGGGATGGCCCCGGCCGCCGCGCGCGAGCTGCTCGCCTCCGCCGCCTGCGAGGTGGAGCGCACCCGCGCGGCCCTCGCCGTCGTCGAGACCGGCGCCTGTCCGAGCGTCGCCCGTCTGGCCGATGATCATCAGCTCGTCCTCAGCGACACCCTGCGCCGCGAGCTCGTCCGGCACGTCGACGACTGCCCCGTCTGCCGTCGTGCCGCCGAGCGCGCCGTCCCCGGCCGCTGGCCCGGCATGAGTGTCACCCCCGCCGCGCTGCCCGTGCTCGAAGCACCGCGCGCGGCCCTGGGCCTGGCGATGGCGCACCTCACGCGCGCGCGTGGCGGCGCCCCGCGCTTCGACCGGCGCGGTTTCCCCATGGACCCGAGGGACCGCGCGGCCCGCCGTGACCGGCTGCGCACGCGTGCCGTCACCACGACCGTCGTCGCCACCGTCGTCGCCGCGCCCGTCCTCGCCCTCTGGGCCGCCTACCGGGGCGCCCCCCTCGTCGGTGAGGGCGGCGACGGCCGCTCGGTCAGCGCGGGCCAGAAGCAGGGCGAGGAAACCGACGGCGACGGCCGCGGCGCGTACGAGAACACCGGCAACGCCACCAGGCCCGGCGCCCGCCTCGGCAAGGGCAAGCACCCGGTGGACGACGTCTCCGTGGAGGTAGGTCAGGGGAAGGGGCAGGGTGCGCTCTCGGTCACCGCCTCCAACGACGGTGACACCACCCTCATCACCCTGCGGGCGACCGGCGACTCACCCGTCCACTGGTCCGCCCGCACCGGCGAGGACTGGCTCTACCTCAGCCAGTCCTCGGGCACCCTGGAACCCGGCGAGTCGTTGACGATCAAGGTGTACGTCGACCAGCTGAGCGAGCCCGCCGGGGACTGGACGGCGCGGGTCTCGCTCGCCCCCTCGGGCGCGGTGGTGACGATCGAGGGCTACGGCCCGGTGCCGGCGCCTCCGGTCGACTCCCGCCCGACCCCGCCGAACCCGGACCCGGGCGGCCCCCCGAGGCCCACCACCCCGCCCCAGACGCCCGACCCGGACCCCACGCCCACCGGCCCGGCCCAGCCGGACCCGACCCCGACACCCACCGACCAGGCGCCGACCGGCCCGGGCCCGACCCCGCCGCCGAGCGACGGCGGAGGCGACCCCCCGCCCGCCTCGTAA
- a CDS encoding Ppx/GppA phosphatase family protein: MRLGVLDVGSNTVHLLVVDAHPGARPLPAHSHKVELRLAQLLDEAGAIGPEGVDKLITVVHEALQAAEDKGVEELLPFATSAVREASNADEVLARVKDETGVELQVLTGAEEARLTFLAVRRWFGWSAGKLLVLDIGGGSLEIAYGIDEEPDAAASLPLGAGRLTAGWLPGDPPTPDDIRALRRHVRAQIARTVGEFSRFGAPDHVVATSKTFKQLARIGGAARSAEGLYVQRDLKRGALETWVPKLAGMTTAQRAALPGVSEGRANQLLAGALVAEGAMDLFQVETLEICPWALREGVILRRLDHMGTA, translated from the coding sequence ATGAGACTCGGTGTCCTCGACGTGGGATCGAACACGGTGCATCTGCTGGTGGTGGACGCACACCCGGGCGCGCGCCCCCTGCCCGCGCACTCGCACAAGGTGGAGCTACGCCTTGCCCAACTCCTCGACGAGGCCGGGGCCATCGGCCCCGAAGGGGTCGACAAACTCATAACCGTCGTCCACGAGGCGCTCCAGGCCGCCGAGGACAAGGGCGTCGAGGAACTGCTCCCCTTCGCCACCTCCGCGGTGCGCGAGGCCAGCAACGCCGACGAGGTCCTCGCCCGCGTCAAGGACGAGACCGGTGTCGAGCTGCAGGTCCTCACCGGCGCCGAGGAGGCCCGGCTGACCTTCCTCGCCGTCCGCCGCTGGTTCGGCTGGTCGGCCGGCAAGCTCCTCGTCCTCGACATCGGCGGCGGCTCCCTGGAGATCGCCTACGGCATCGACGAGGAGCCCGACGCCGCCGCCTCCCTGCCCCTCGGCGCCGGCCGCCTCACCGCCGGCTGGCTCCCCGGCGATCCGCCCACCCCCGACGACATCCGCGCGCTGCGCCGCCACGTCCGGGCCCAGATCGCCCGTACGGTCGGCGAGTTCAGCCGCTTCGGCGCCCCCGACCACGTCGTCGCCACCTCCAAGACCTTCAAGCAACTAGCCCGCATCGGCGGCGCCGCCCGCTCCGCCGAGGGCCTATACGTCCAGCGCGACCTCAAGCGCGGCGCCCTCGAAACCTGGGTCCCCAAACTCGCCGGCATGACCACCGCCCAACGCGCCGCACTTCCCGGCGTCTCCGAGGGCCGCGCGAATCAGCTGCTCGCCGGCGCGTTGGTGGCGGAGGGCGCGATGGACCTGTTCCAGGTGGAGACCCTGGAGATCTGCCCGTGGGCTTTGCGGGAGGGCGTGATCCTGCGTCGCTTGGATCACATGGGTACGGCGTGA
- a CDS encoding sugar phosphate isomerase/epimerase family protein: protein MADVVRIPDAKVALSTASVYPESTATAFEIAARLGYDGVEVMVWTDPVSQDLEALRRLSDYHQIPILAVHAPCLLITQRVWSTDPWVKLQRAQAAAEKLGASTVVVHPPFRWQRQYARDFVTGIWRMANETDVRFAVENMYPWRYRDREMLAYAPDWDVTKDDYRHFTIDLSHAATSRTDALEMVDRMGDRLGHVHMADGKGSAKDEHLVPGRGSQPCAELLERLALSGFDGHVVIEVNTRRAMSAAEREADLAEALAFTRLHLASALQIPRP from the coding sequence GTGGCAGACGTCGTGCGAATCCCGGACGCGAAGGTCGCCCTGTCCACGGCCTCCGTGTACCCGGAGTCGACGGCGACGGCCTTCGAGATCGCCGCGCGCCTGGGCTACGACGGCGTGGAGGTCATGGTCTGGACCGACCCGGTCAGCCAGGACCTGGAGGCCCTGCGCCGCCTCTCCGACTACCACCAGATCCCGATCCTCGCCGTACACGCCCCCTGTCTGCTGATCACCCAGCGGGTCTGGTCCACCGACCCCTGGGTGAAGCTCCAGCGCGCCCAGGCGGCCGCCGAGAAGCTCGGCGCGAGCACGGTCGTCGTGCACCCCCCGTTCCGCTGGCAGCGCCAGTACGCGCGCGACTTCGTCACCGGGATCTGGCGGATGGCGAACGAGACGGACGTACGGTTCGCCGTCGAGAACATGTATCCCTGGCGCTACCGCGACCGCGAGATGCTGGCGTACGCCCCCGACTGGGACGTGACGAAGGACGACTACCGGCACTTCACGATCGACCTCAGCCACGCCGCGACCTCCCGCACCGACGCCCTGGAGATGGTCGACCGCATGGGCGACCGCCTCGGCCATGTGCACATGGCCGACGGCAAGGGGTCGGCCAAGGACGAGCACCTCGTCCCGGGCCGCGGCAGCCAGCCCTGCGCCGAGCTGCTGGAACGTCTCGCCCTGAGCGGTTTCGACGGCCACGTCGTCATCGAGGTCAACACCCGCCGCGCCATGTCCGCCGCCGAGCGCGAGGCCGACCTGGCGGAGGCCCTCGCCTTCACCCGGCTGCACCTCGCCTCCGCCCTGCAGATCCCCCGGCCGTGA
- a CDS encoding TetR/AcrR family transcriptional regulator has protein sequence MTSATPRRRGRPPRTESADTPAARDRILAAAREEFSERGYDKTSVRGIAKAAGVDSALVHHYFGTKEQVFEAAITLSFAPAMEAPRTVEEGPLDGVGERLTRFFFGVWENPATRAPLLAIVRSAVNNETAAAVFRRIIATQVLRRIAGRLDVPDAELRAELAAAQLVGIAMLRYVIKVEPLASADPEQIIRRVAPVVQAHLTAPL, from the coding sequence GTGACCTCGGCCACCCCCCGCCGCCGGGGACGGCCTCCCCGTACGGAATCGGCCGACACCCCCGCCGCCCGCGACCGCATCCTCGCCGCGGCCCGCGAGGAGTTCTCCGAGCGCGGCTACGACAAGACGTCCGTACGCGGTATCGCCAAGGCCGCCGGGGTGGACTCGGCGCTCGTGCACCACTACTTCGGGACGAAGGAGCAGGTGTTCGAGGCGGCCATCACGCTCTCCTTCGCACCGGCCATGGAGGCCCCCAGGACGGTCGAGGAAGGCCCCCTCGACGGCGTCGGCGAGCGGCTCACCAGGTTCTTCTTCGGTGTCTGGGAGAACCCGGCGACCCGCGCGCCCCTGCTCGCGATCGTCCGCTCCGCCGTCAACAACGAGACCGCGGCCGCCGTCTTCCGCCGCATCATCGCGACCCAGGTCCTGCGCCGCATCGCCGGCCGCCTGGACGTCCCGGACGCGGAACTACGCGCCGAGCTGGCCGCCGCCCAGTTGGTGGGCATCGCGATGCTCCGATACGTGATCAAGGTGGAACCCCTGGCGTCGGCGGACCCGGAGCAGATCATCAGGAGAGTGGCACCTGTGGTGCAGGCCCACCTCACCGCACCTCTCTAG
- the ilvD gene encoding dihydroxy-acid dehydratase, translating into MPELRSRTVTHGRNMAGARALMRASGVPGADIGRKPIIAVANSFTEFVPGHTHLQPVGRIVSEAIREAGGIPREFNTIAVDDGIAMGHGGMLYSLPSRDLIADSVEYMVEAHCADALICISNCDKITPGMLNAALRLNIPTVFVSGGPMESGRATLVDGTVRTLDLVDAISDAVNDKISDEDILRIEENACPTCGSCSGMFTANSMNCLTEAIGLSLPGNGSVLATHTARKALYEDAARTVMDVTRRYYEQDDETVLPRSIASVAAFENAMALDIAMGGSTNTILHLLAAAQEAGVPFGLDEINAVSRRVPCLAKVAPNVAKDRTYYMEDVHRAGGIPALLGELHRAGLLNEDVNSVHSASLADWLKTWDVRGGSPSPEAVELWHAAPGCVRSAEAFSQSERWESLDDDAEGGCIRSAEHAYSKDGGLAVLKGNLAVDGCVVKTAGVDESIWTFEGPAVVCESQEEAVQKILMKEITDGDVVVIRYEGPKGGPGMQEMLYPTSYLKGRGLGKTCALITDGRFSGGTSGLSIGHASPEAAAGGTIALVEDGDRIRIDIPNRSIELLVDDAELARREQVLNGVYAPKNRERKVSAALKAYAAMATSADKGAVRDVSKLG; encoded by the coding sequence ATGCCCGAGCTGAGGTCCCGCACAGTCACCCACGGCCGCAACATGGCGGGCGCCCGCGCCCTTATGCGCGCCTCCGGTGTACCGGGCGCGGACATCGGCCGCAAGCCGATCATCGCGGTCGCCAACAGCTTCACCGAGTTCGTGCCGGGCCACACCCACCTCCAGCCGGTGGGCCGGATCGTGAGCGAGGCGATCCGTGAGGCCGGCGGCATCCCGCGGGAGTTCAACACGATCGCGGTCGACGACGGCATCGCGATGGGCCACGGCGGCATGCTGTACTCCCTGCCCTCCCGCGACCTGATCGCGGACAGCGTGGAGTACATGGTCGAGGCCCACTGCGCCGACGCCCTGATCTGCATCTCCAACTGCGACAAGATCACCCCGGGCATGCTGAACGCGGCCCTGCGCCTCAACATCCCGACGGTCTTCGTCTCCGGCGGCCCGATGGAGTCCGGCCGCGCGACCCTCGTCGACGGCACGGTCCGCACGCTCGACCTCGTCGACGCGATCTCCGACGCGGTGAACGACAAGATCTCGGACGAGGACATCCTCCGTATCGAGGAGAACGCCTGTCCGACCTGCGGCTCCTGCTCCGGCATGTTCACCGCCAACTCGATGAACTGTCTGACCGAGGCCATCGGCCTCTCCCTCCCGGGCAACGGCTCGGTCCTCGCCACGCACACCGCCCGCAAGGCGCTGTACGAGGACGCCGCCCGTACGGTCATGGACGTCACCCGCCGCTACTACGAGCAGGACGACGAGACGGTCCTGCCCCGCTCGATCGCGAGCGTCGCGGCCTTCGAGAACGCCATGGCCCTCGACATCGCCATGGGCGGCTCGACCAACACGATCCTGCACCTGCTGGCCGCCGCCCAGGAGGCGGGCGTCCCGTTCGGCCTCGACGAGATCAACGCGGTCTCGCGCCGCGTGCCGTGCCTCGCGAAGGTCGCGCCGAACGTCGCCAAGGACCGCACGTACTACATGGAGGACGTGCACCGCGCCGGCGGCATCCCCGCCCTGCTGGGCGAACTGCACCGCGCGGGCCTGCTCAACGAGGACGTGAACTCCGTCCACAGCGCCTCCCTGGCCGACTGGCTGAAGACGTGGGACGTGCGCGGCGGCTCGCCGTCCCCGGAGGCCGTGGAGCTGTGGCACGCGGCCCCCGGTTGCGTCCGCTCCGCCGAGGCCTTCTCGCAGTCCGAGCGCTGGGAGTCCCTGGACGACGACGCCGAGGGCGGCTGCATCCGCTCCGCCGAGCACGCCTACTCCAAGGACGGCGGCCTGGCGGTGCTCAAGGGCAACCTGGCGGTCGACGGCTGCGTGGTGAAGACGGCCGGCGTCGACGAGTCGATCTGGACGTTCGAGGGCCCGGCGGTCGTCTGCGAGTCGCAGGAGGAGGCCGTTCAGAAGATCCTCATGAAGGAGATCACGGACGGCGACGTCGTCGTCATCCGCTACGAGGGCCCCAAGGGCGGCCCCGGCATGCAGGAGATGCTCTACCCGACCTCGTACCTGAAGGGCCGAGGCCTGGGCAAGACCTGCGCGCTGATCACCGACGGCCGCTTCTCCGGCGGCACCTCCGGCCTCTCCATCGGCCACGCCTCGCCCGAGGCGGCCGCCGGCGGCACGATCGCCCTCGTCGAGGACGGCGACCGCATCCGCATCGACATCCCGAACCGCTCGATCGAGCTGCTGGTCGACGACGCCGAGCTGGCCCGCCGCGAGCAGGTGCTGAACGGCGTCTACGCCCCGAAGAACCGGGAGCGGAAGGTGTCGGCCGCGCTGAAGGCGTACGCCGCGATGGCCACCAGCGCGGACAAGGGTGCGGTGCGGGACGTCAGCAAGCTGGGCTGA